Proteins from a single region of Pseudodesulfovibrio portus:
- a CDS encoding NifU family protein: MREKVESVLDKVRPMLQGDGGDVELVDITDNGIVQVRLTGACKGCPMSQMTLKNGIERIVLKEIPEVKGVEAV; the protein is encoded by the coding sequence ATGCGTGAAAAAGTTGAATCCGTTCTCGACAAGGTCCGGCCCATGCTTCAGGGCGACGGCGGCGACGTGGAACTGGTGGACATCACCGACAACGGTATTGTCCAGGTCCGCCTGACCGGTGCCTGCAAGGGCTGCCCCATGTCGCAGATGACGCTGAAAAACGGCATCGAGCGAATCGTTTTGAAGGAAATCCCCGAAGTGAAGGGCGTCGAGGCCGTATAG